One window from the genome of [Mycobacterium] stephanolepidis encodes:
- a CDS encoding NADP-dependent oxidoreductase has translation MTKAVQFDQYGDIDVLQVREVPRPVPGPTDVLVQVRAAGINPGEAKIRTGVLHDRFPATFPSGQGSDLAGVVVEVGHSVARFAPGDEVFGYTDDRASHAEFVVVPASQLVTKPESLSWEVAGSLFVAGTTAYAAVGSVDLAPGDVVAVSGAAGGVGTIAVQLAKAAGATVIGIAGPGNDEWLTAHGVIPVNYGDGLADRIKAAAPEGRVDAFLDLFGGGYVELALNELGVELRRIDTIIDFAAIERYGVQSVGNAEGASAQVLAELAALIVDGKLDVIVAQTFPLDEVRGAYELLERQHTRGKIVLVP, from the coding sequence ATGACTAAGGCAGTGCAGTTCGACCAGTACGGCGATATCGACGTCCTTCAGGTGCGTGAGGTACCGCGTCCGGTACCTGGGCCCACTGATGTGCTTGTGCAGGTGCGGGCGGCGGGAATCAACCCCGGCGAGGCGAAGATCCGTACCGGGGTGCTGCACGATCGGTTCCCTGCGACCTTCCCCTCCGGGCAGGGCAGCGACCTGGCAGGTGTCGTGGTGGAGGTTGGCCACAGCGTGGCGCGTTTTGCACCAGGGGACGAGGTGTTCGGCTATACCGACGATCGGGCCAGTCACGCGGAGTTCGTCGTCGTTCCGGCGAGCCAGCTGGTGACCAAGCCCGAGAGTCTGTCGTGGGAGGTGGCGGGCAGCCTCTTCGTCGCGGGTACCACCGCCTACGCCGCGGTCGGCTCGGTTGATCTGGCTCCGGGCGACGTGGTGGCCGTTTCCGGCGCGGCGGGGGGAGTGGGCACGATCGCCGTGCAGCTCGCCAAGGCCGCTGGTGCGACCGTGATCGGTATCGCCGGGCCGGGTAACGACGAGTGGCTGACCGCGCACGGCGTCATCCCGGTCAACTATGGCGACGGGCTGGCAGACCGCATCAAGGCAGCAGCGCCCGAGGGGCGGGTCGACGCCTTCCTCGACCTCTTCGGTGGCGGCTACGTGGAGCTGGCGCTCAACGAGCTTGGAGTGGAGCTGCGGCGAATCGACACCATCATCGATTTCGCGGCGATCGAGCGATACGGCGTGCAAAGTGTGGGAAACGCCGAAGGCGCCTCCGCGCAGGTGCTTGCGGAGCTGGCCGCACTGATTGTCGACGGAAAGCTGGATGTGATTGTCGCGCAGACATTTCCGTTGGACGAGGTGCGCGGCGCGTACGAACTTCTAGAGCGGCAGCACACCCGGGGAAAGATCGTTTTGGTGCCGTAG
- the phoU gene encoding phosphate signaling complex protein PhoU, which produces MRTAFQEQLSSLSAQLGEMCGLAGTAMERATRALLQADLVLAEQVISDHEQITAMSAAAEENAFAILALQAPVAGDLREVVSSIQIVADVDRMGALALHVAKIARRRHPQHALPEEVNGYFAEMGRVAVDLGNSAQEVLLTRDPEKAARINEEDDAMDDLHRHLFTVLMDREWRHGVAAAVDVTLLGRFYERFADHAVEVARRVIFQVTGTLPPEGQGHDHLTSL; this is translated from the coding sequence ATGCGTACCGCGTTTCAGGAGCAGCTGTCCTCACTATCGGCACAGCTGGGGGAGATGTGTGGGTTGGCCGGAACCGCCATGGAGCGGGCCACTCGTGCACTGCTGCAGGCCGATCTCGTCCTCGCCGAGCAGGTCATCTCCGACCACGAACAGATCACCGCGATGAGCGCCGCCGCCGAGGAGAACGCCTTCGCCATCTTGGCCCTGCAAGCTCCCGTGGCCGGAGATCTCCGCGAGGTTGTCAGCAGCATCCAGATTGTCGCCGACGTGGACCGGATGGGCGCTCTGGCCCTGCATGTCGCCAAGATCGCCCGGCGCCGCCACCCGCAGCACGCCCTGCCCGAAGAGGTCAACGGGTACTTCGCCGAGATGGGCCGAGTCGCAGTCGATTTGGGTAATAGCGCGCAAGAAGTGCTACTGACTCGCGACCCGGAAAAGGCCGCCCGCATCAATGAAGAAGACGATGCGATGGACGACCTGCACCGGCATCTGTTCACCGTCCTGATGGACCGTGAGTGGAGGCACGGAGTGGCCGCGGCCGTCGACGTGACGCTGCTGGGCCGCTTCTACGAGCGCTTCGCCGACCACGCGGTGGAGGTCGCCCGCCGGGTCATCTTCCAGGTGACCGGCACCCTGCCGCCAGAGGGACAGGGTCACGATCACCTGACGTCGCTCTGA
- a CDS encoding LCP family protein, which produces MGDGPNATPAQPRAYGAAPWERAIEPVGSHPDIDVAPERSNTPWTPPPALSHSLPDPTDDEWTRRLEIEQSVRETQRAEPSTPPPRPAPRQAARPPRPAPGGAKPTRAPEATPPSAHETGSHSLSVADLLAREGAGGGRRSRRHARSEDEDRAEEPAPGPIADESHTDVLPQVPQKTPRLDHQPEESVDEHPDFVDYPDDAPLYDKAAARRIRASNLDDNIDTRAIPIRVGNPEAFVQEPEPKRSRRPIYFGRSIAAVVAVCSLALTGGAWQWSNVKNNRLNRVEALDPNSHDIRDPNAQYGDENFLIIGVDTRAGANSNMGAGDTSDAEGTRSDTIMLVNIPANRKRVAVVSFPRDLAIQPTLCEVWNEDTRSYGPDKAYTETKLNSAFAFGGPKCLVKVIQKMSGLNINRFLGVDFAGFSKMVDALGGVEVCTPTPIEDYELGTVLENAGRQTIDGHTALQYVRARQVTTEYNGDYGRIKRQQLFLSSLLRSMISHNTFFSLSKLNNVVNTFIDDSYVDNIRTKDLVDLGQSLQDVKAGRITFLTVPTDGTDSEGNETPRTTDIRKIFDAIINDNPLPGELQPDGTRVPMPGTTTQDTTLASSEHGAASELGETSTATPTPAATPSEPVDLVTTEPSEINVHVSNSTGQTGLAASAASQLTHYGFGITTTDDYPSALPSTTVFFSPGHEQQAATVAASFGGAKLQRINGAQTTVRVVLGSDYASTANLQAPPAAGSTVPLQLSSGAMAPAELPMDLTVVNAGDATCG; this is translated from the coding sequence ATGGGTGATGGCCCCAACGCCACTCCTGCCCAACCACGCGCATATGGCGCGGCCCCATGGGAACGCGCCATCGAGCCCGTTGGCAGTCATCCTGACATCGACGTGGCGCCGGAACGGTCCAACACACCGTGGACACCGCCGCCGGCCCTGAGTCACTCACTGCCAGACCCCACCGACGACGAGTGGACGCGGCGTTTGGAGATCGAGCAGTCGGTACGCGAGACGCAGCGCGCCGAGCCCTCGACTCCCCCTCCCCGGCCCGCACCCCGACAGGCCGCACGGCCTCCCCGACCGGCTCCCGGCGGAGCGAAGCCGACTCGCGCACCGGAGGCGACCCCGCCGTCGGCACACGAGACCGGATCACACTCCCTGTCGGTGGCCGACCTGCTGGCCCGTGAGGGTGCCGGCGGTGGACGCCGATCGCGGCGGCATGCTCGCTCAGAGGACGAGGACCGCGCCGAGGAGCCCGCTCCCGGGCCGATCGCCGACGAGAGCCACACCGATGTGCTGCCGCAGGTGCCGCAGAAGACACCCCGTCTCGATCACCAACCCGAAGAATCGGTCGATGAACATCCCGACTTTGTGGACTACCCCGATGACGCCCCCCTCTACGACAAGGCCGCAGCACGCCGCATACGGGCATCGAATCTGGACGACAACATCGACACCCGCGCCATCCCGATCCGGGTGGGTAATCCGGAAGCCTTTGTTCAGGAACCTGAGCCCAAGCGCTCGCGGCGGCCCATCTACTTCGGGCGCTCCATCGCCGCCGTCGTCGCGGTGTGCTCCCTGGCCCTGACCGGTGGCGCGTGGCAGTGGAGCAATGTCAAGAACAACAGACTCAACCGCGTCGAGGCGCTGGACCCGAACTCTCACGACATTCGCGATCCCAACGCTCAATACGGCGACGAAAACTTCCTGATCATCGGCGTGGACACCCGGGCGGGCGCCAATAGCAACATGGGAGCCGGAGACACCTCCGACGCCGAAGGCACACGCTCGGACACCATCATGTTGGTCAACATCCCGGCGAACCGTAAGCGCGTCGCGGTCGTGTCTTTCCCGCGCGACCTGGCGATCCAGCCGACACTCTGCGAGGTCTGGAACGAGGACACCCGGTCCTACGGACCCGATAAGGCGTACACCGAAACCAAACTCAATTCGGCATTCGCATTCGGCGGACCCAAATGTCTGGTCAAGGTCATCCAGAAGATGTCGGGGTTGAACATCAACCGCTTCCTCGGGGTGGACTTCGCCGGCTTCTCCAAGATGGTCGATGCACTAGGCGGCGTCGAGGTGTGCACACCCACGCCGATCGAGGATTACGAGCTGGGCACGGTACTGGAAAACGCTGGGCGCCAAACGATTGACGGGCATACAGCCCTGCAGTACGTCCGCGCACGTCAGGTCACCACCGAATACAACGGCGATTACGGACGCATCAAGCGCCAGCAATTGTTCCTGTCGTCCCTGCTGCGTTCGATGATCTCGCACAACACGTTCTTCTCGTTGAGCAAGCTCAACAACGTCGTGAACACCTTCATCGACGACTCCTACGTCGACAACATCAGGACCAAAGACCTTGTGGACCTGGGGCAGTCGCTCCAGGACGTGAAGGCCGGGCGAATCACCTTCCTGACGGTGCCGACCGACGGCACCGATTCCGAGGGCAACGAGACGCCCCGCACCACCGACATCCGAAAGATCTTCGACGCCATCATCAATGACAATCCGCTGCCCGGCGAGCTGCAGCCCGACGGCACCCGCGTTCCGATGCCCGGCACCACCACCCAGGACACCACATTGGCGTCCAGCGAGCACGGAGCCGCAAGCGAGCTCGGCGAAACATCCACCGCCACACCAACTCCGGCCGCCACGCCGAGTGAGCCCGTCGACCTGGTGACCACCGAGCCCAGCGAGATCAATGTGCACGTGTCCAACAGCACGGGCCAAACGGGCCTGGCAGCGTCGGCCGCGAGCCAATTGACCCACTATGGATTCGGCATCACCACCACCGACGACTATCCGTCCGCCCTGCCCTCCACCACAGTCTTCTTCTCGCCAGGGCACGAGCAGCAGGCCGCGACCGTTGCCGCCTCCTTCGGCGGTGCCAAGCTCCAGCGAATCAACGGCGCGCAAACCACCGTGCGTGTGGTCCTCGGCAGCGACTACGCCTCCACCGCGAACCTGCAGGCTCCGCCCGCCGCCGGATCGACCGTGCCGCTACAGCTGTCCTCGGGCGCGATGGCACCCGCCGAGCTCCCCATGGACCTGACGGTCGTGAACGCCGGCGACGCTACCTGCGGATAG
- the dusB gene encoding tRNA dihydrouridine synthase DusB, with translation MTASVDLPKARSHQLRIGSLALPSPVVLAPMAGVTNVAFRTLCRELELATTGTVSGLYVCEMVTARALAERHPVTLHMTTFSPEESPRSLQLYSVDPETTYRAAKMVVDENLADHIDMNFGCPVPKVTRNGGGAALPYKRRLFGQIVSAAVRATEGTDIPVTVKFRVGIDDDHHTHLDAGAIAEAEGAAAVALHARTASQRYSGAADWNQIAALKNHVTTIPVLGNGDIFDAADAVVMMEQTGCDGVVIGRGCLGRPWLFAELSAVFNGQTIPEPPNLGQVTDIMRRHAVLLVDHFGEDKALRDMRKHIAWYLHGFPAGGDLRRALALVSTLAELDTLLHQLDATAPFPEGGNGPRGRQGSPGKVSLPDGWLNDPDDCTVPSAADVMHSGG, from the coding sequence GTGACCGCATCCGTCGACCTCCCGAAGGCCCGATCCCACCAACTGCGGATCGGGTCTTTGGCATTACCCAGCCCGGTCGTACTGGCACCGATGGCGGGTGTCACCAACGTAGCGTTCCGGACGTTGTGCCGGGAGCTGGAGCTGGCCACTACCGGCACCGTGAGCGGACTGTATGTCTGCGAAATGGTGACCGCACGGGCGCTCGCCGAACGCCACCCCGTCACCCTGCACATGACCACCTTCTCCCCCGAAGAGTCGCCACGCTCGCTGCAGCTCTATTCGGTAGATCCGGAAACGACCTACCGCGCCGCCAAGATGGTGGTCGACGAGAATCTCGCCGACCACATCGATATGAACTTCGGCTGCCCGGTACCCAAGGTCACCCGAAATGGCGGAGGCGCCGCGCTTCCCTATAAACGGCGACTGTTCGGCCAGATCGTCTCCGCCGCCGTACGCGCCACCGAGGGCACCGACATACCGGTGACGGTCAAGTTCCGTGTCGGCATCGACGACGACCACCACACCCATCTGGATGCCGGAGCCATCGCCGAGGCAGAGGGTGCTGCGGCCGTCGCGCTACATGCCCGTACCGCCTCGCAGCGTTACTCCGGCGCCGCCGACTGGAACCAGATCGCCGCACTCAAGAATCACGTGACAACCATCCCCGTCCTCGGGAACGGCGACATTTTCGACGCCGCCGATGCAGTCGTCATGATGGAGCAGACGGGCTGCGACGGTGTTGTCATCGGTCGCGGTTGCCTCGGCCGCCCCTGGCTCTTCGCGGAGCTGAGTGCCGTATTCAACGGTCAGACGATTCCAGAGCCTCCGAATCTCGGTCAGGTCACGGACATCATGCGGCGTCATGCAGTGTTGCTCGTCGACCATTTCGGGGAAGACAAGGCGTTGCGCGATATGCGCAAGCACATCGCGTGGTATCTGCACGGCTTCCCGGCCGGTGGAGACCTACGCCGCGCACTCGCACTCGTCAGTACCCTCGCCGAGCTGGACACCCTTCTCCATCAGCTGGACGCCACCGCGCCTTTCCCCGAAGGCGGAAACGGTCCCCGTGGGCGCCAAGGGTCACCGGGCAAGGTGTCGCTACCCGATGGCTGGCTCAATGACCCCGACGATTGCACTGTTCCCTCGGCCGCCGATGTCATGCACTCTGGCGGGTGA
- a CDS encoding acyl-ACP desaturase, producing MQKEFTDLELLHELEPVVEENVHRHLGVTKDWNPHDYVPWSEGKNYKALGGQDWDPEQSKLSELAKVAMITNLLTEDNLPSYHREIAMNFTMDGPWGTWVNRWTAEENRHGIAIRDYLVVTRSVDPIELEKLRVEQMTRGFSPGQNRQGGEELFAESLFDSVVYVTFQELATRVSHRNTGKACAEPIADELLKRISTDENLHMIFYRNMVEAGLKIAPNQAMKSIFRVLDNFKMPGYTIPGFRRNAVTIATGGVYDPQSHLDEVVLPVLRKWRIFDRDDINGEGDEYRAGVERIIGDLRTTSEDFEEVKAKYLERQAKRAERNAAKAAREAISV from the coding sequence ATGCAGAAGGAATTCACCGACCTGGAGCTGCTCCATGAGCTTGAGCCCGTGGTCGAGGAGAATGTCCATCGCCACCTCGGCGTCACCAAGGACTGGAACCCGCATGACTATGTCCCCTGGTCAGAGGGCAAGAACTACAAGGCTCTAGGCGGACAGGACTGGGACCCCGAGCAGTCCAAGCTCTCCGAGCTGGCCAAGGTCGCCATGATCACCAACCTGCTGACCGAGGACAACCTGCCCTCGTATCACCGCGAGATCGCCATGAACTTCACCATGGACGGACCCTGGGGTACCTGGGTGAACAGGTGGACCGCCGAGGAGAACCGCCACGGCATCGCCATCCGCGACTACCTCGTGGTGACCCGCTCGGTGGACCCGATCGAACTCGAGAAGCTGCGCGTGGAGCAGATGACCCGCGGGTTCTCCCCCGGCCAGAACCGCCAGGGCGGCGAGGAGCTCTTCGCCGAGAGCCTGTTCGACTCGGTGGTGTACGTGACGTTCCAGGAGCTGGCCACCCGTGTCTCGCACCGCAACACCGGAAAGGCCTGCGCCGAGCCCATCGCCGATGAGCTGCTCAAGCGCATCTCCACCGATGAGAACCTGCACATGATCTTCTACCGCAACATGGTCGAGGCCGGTCTCAAGATCGCCCCGAACCAGGCCATGAAGTCCATCTTCCGGGTTCTCGACAACTTCAAGATGCCCGGTTATACGATTCCCGGCTTCCGCCGTAACGCGGTCACCATCGCCACCGGCGGTGTCTACGACCCGCAATCCCACCTCGATGAGGTGGTGCTGCCGGTGCTGCGCAAGTGGCGCATCTTCGATCGTGACGACATCAACGGCGAGGGCGACGAGTACCGCGCGGGTGTCGAACGCATCATCGGCGATCTCAGGACGACCTCCGAAGACTTCGAAGAAGTCAAAGCCAAGTACCTGGAGCGCCAGGCCAAACGCGCCGAACGCAACGCCGCCAAGGCCGCCAGGGAAGCGATCAGCGTCTAA
- a CDS encoding TetR/AcrR family transcriptional regulator has translation MTNGQAQRRSWAGVSAAERADERRRELMAAGVRLLGLSPRPAVTVRAVCRSAGMTERYFYENFSDRDTFVRAVYDHVGFRAIEALSGARSAHEGVDAFVRLMVDEPTMGRVLLIAPTFEPTLSESGYDWLPRFVALLQGKLSTNLADEVQQQLVATSLVGALTSLFRGYLNEELKVERQRFVDYCVQILLQGANSTPATAGSTTPPQTSPSPRQPS, from the coding sequence GTGACGAACGGTCAAGCGCAGCGACGTAGCTGGGCGGGCGTCTCGGCGGCCGAGCGCGCCGATGAGCGGCGGCGCGAGCTCATGGCAGCCGGCGTGCGACTACTCGGCCTGAGCCCCCGGCCGGCCGTCACCGTCCGTGCCGTATGTCGATCCGCCGGCATGACCGAGCGGTACTTCTACGAGAACTTCTCCGACCGAGACACCTTCGTTCGCGCTGTCTACGACCACGTCGGATTTCGCGCGATCGAGGCGCTCAGCGGCGCGCGATCGGCACACGAGGGTGTCGACGCTTTCGTCCGGCTGATGGTGGACGAACCCACCATGGGGCGAGTTCTCCTGATAGCGCCGACATTTGAGCCGACACTCTCGGAGTCCGGTTACGACTGGCTGCCACGATTCGTCGCGCTGCTGCAGGGAAAGCTCAGCACCAATCTGGCCGACGAGGTGCAGCAACAGCTGGTCGCGACCAGTTTGGTCGGGGCGCTGACAAGCCTTTTCAGGGGATACCTGAATGAGGAGCTGAAAGTGGAACGCCAGCGGTTCGTGGATTACTGCGTGCAGATACTGCTACAGGGCGCGAACTCGACGCCGGCGACAGCTGGGTCGACTACGCCGCCGCAGACTTCGCCTTCTCCTCGGCAGCCTTCTTAG
- a CDS encoding oxygenase MpaB family protein has protein sequence MVNDMSELAQSAAESGAFVSGCPVSHGAGSSTTVPLGPESLTWKYFGDWRGVLQGPYAGSMQNMHPQLGAAVEQHSLFFRERWQRLLRSLYPIGGVVFDGDRAPITGAEVRDYHVNIKGVDDQGRRYSALNPDVFYWAHATFFMGTIVVADWLSGGIGEAEKRQLFDEHITWYRMYGMSMRPVPKTWEDFQEYWDHMCINVLEDNKATRDVLDLTTLAVPPFAPWIPEGLWRFQRRLVAPMFVWLTVGLYHPAVRERFGYTWSARDEWWHRKFGQAVNVLFTFVPERKRRHPRARAGWDRAVGRISADAPLPQTPDRNLPPLDTWGSPNHYNPKVS, from the coding sequence ATGGTCAACGATATGTCCGAGCTCGCCCAGTCTGCCGCGGAATCCGGTGCGTTCGTGTCGGGCTGCCCGGTGAGTCACGGTGCGGGTTCGTCGACCACCGTGCCACTCGGCCCGGAATCTTTGACGTGGAAGTACTTCGGCGATTGGCGGGGTGTACTGCAAGGCCCCTATGCCGGGTCCATGCAGAACATGCATCCACAGTTGGGCGCGGCCGTCGAGCAGCACTCCCTCTTCTTCCGGGAACGTTGGCAGCGGCTTCTGCGCTCGTTGTATCCGATCGGTGGCGTCGTGTTCGACGGGGATCGCGCACCGATTACGGGCGCCGAGGTGCGCGACTATCACGTCAACATCAAGGGAGTCGACGATCAGGGGCGCCGGTACAGCGCACTCAATCCGGACGTCTTCTACTGGGCCCACGCAACCTTCTTCATGGGCACGATCGTCGTCGCGGACTGGCTCAGCGGCGGTATCGGTGAGGCCGAGAAGCGTCAGCTCTTCGATGAGCACATCACGTGGTACCGGATGTATGGCATGAGTATGCGGCCAGTGCCGAAGACCTGGGAGGATTTCCAGGAGTACTGGGATCACATGTGCATCAACGTCTTAGAGGACAACAAGGCCACGCGAGATGTGCTCGACCTGACAACTTTGGCGGTGCCGCCGTTTGCGCCCTGGATTCCCGAGGGGCTGTGGCGGTTCCAACGACGTTTGGTGGCGCCGATGTTTGTGTGGCTGACCGTTGGGCTGTACCACCCGGCCGTTCGGGAACGTTTCGGCTATACCTGGTCTGCGCGCGACGAATGGTGGCACCGCAAGTTCGGGCAGGCCGTCAATGTGCTCTTCACATTCGTGCCCGAGCGAAAGCGGCGTCACCCCCGCGCCCGCGCCGGATGGGATCGCGCGGTCGGGCGTATATCGGCGGATGCGCCGCTGCCGCAGACCCCGGATCGAAACCTGCCGCCGCTGGATACCTGGGGCAGTCCTAACCATTACAACCCGAAGGTCTCCTGA
- a CDS encoding oxygenase MpaB family protein, whose protein sequence is MTDGEINSLTAGCPVSHGSDRSVVMPLGPDSLTWKLTADWSGMLMGTYATAMQNMHPKLGAAVEEHSTFLRERWERLLRSLYPITGVVFDADRAPATGAEVRSYHIGIKGVDSQGRRYSALDPDVFYWAHATFFKSLLLSVERLGGGLSEAQKRQLFDEHIVWYQMYGMSMRPVPASWEEFQVYWDHMCANVLEDNKATRDLLDFAQLPKPPFLPLLPNWMWRLTLPVFTRFSEWVMVGMFDDPVRQRLGYIWTDRDERRLELLGRVNHAVFRLVPFRWRKHPRARAGWDRATGRAPATAPLPQASARYLPPVELRDSPHHYSPKVS, encoded by the coding sequence ATGACCGATGGCGAGATCAATTCCCTGACGGCAGGGTGTCCTGTCTCGCACGGTTCTGATCGATCGGTGGTTATGCCGCTGGGGCCCGATTCGTTGACCTGGAAGCTCACGGCGGACTGGTCCGGAATGTTGATGGGCACGTACGCCACCGCGATGCAGAACATGCACCCCAAACTCGGTGCCGCCGTCGAGGAGCACTCGACTTTCCTGCGTGAGCGGTGGGAGCGCCTTCTGCGCTCCCTGTATCCGATCACCGGTGTGGTCTTCGATGCGGACCGGGCGCCGGCGACCGGCGCAGAGGTGCGCAGCTATCACATCGGTATCAAAGGTGTTGATAGTCAAGGGCGCCGCTACAGCGCATTGGATCCCGATGTCTTCTATTGGGCGCACGCAACCTTCTTCAAGTCGCTGCTGCTCTCCGTGGAGCGGTTGGGTGGGGGCCTATCGGAAGCGCAGAAGCGCCAGCTTTTCGACGAGCACATCGTCTGGTACCAGATGTACGGCATGAGCATGCGGCCCGTGCCGGCCAGCTGGGAGGAGTTCCAGGTGTACTGGGATCACATGTGTGCCAACGTCTTAGAGGACAACAAGGCCACACGTGACCTGCTGGACTTCGCCCAGTTGCCCAAACCGCCATTCCTGCCGCTGCTGCCGAACTGGATGTGGCGATTGACTCTTCCTGTCTTCACTCGGTTCTCTGAGTGGGTGATGGTTGGGATGTTCGATGATCCGGTGCGACAGCGACTGGGGTACATCTGGACCGATCGTGATGAGCGGCGCCTGGAGCTGTTGGGCCGGGTGAACCACGCGGTCTTCAGGCTCGTGCCCTTCCGGTGGAGAAAGCATCCGCGCGCGCGAGCGGGTTGGGACCGGGCAACCGGACGGGCGCCCGCCACCGCGCCGTTGCCGCAGGCGTCAGCCCGCTATCTGCCGCCGGTGGAGTTGCGCGACAGCCCCCACCATTACAGCCCCAAGGTGTCCTAG
- a CDS encoding GAP family protein: protein MAGSWGSVLTGLVPLGLVVALSPITVIPAVLVLQASRPRPSGLAFLAGWLFGLAALTALCVSATGLLGGLHRSAPNWASWVRVVLGSVLILFGIYRWLTRHHHTDSPGWMRSFSTIGPARAAITGTALVLVRPDVLFICVPAGLAIGASGLDLADRWTAAAFFVVVAASTVAIPILAYAAAGHRLDDTMSRLKDWMEKNNAALMATILIVIGVMVLYNGIHALA, encoded by the coding sequence ATGGCAGGAAGTTGGGGCTCTGTCCTTACCGGACTCGTTCCGCTCGGATTGGTTGTCGCGCTCTCACCGATCACCGTCATCCCGGCAGTGTTGGTCTTGCAAGCGTCACGGCCACGGCCGAGTGGGCTTGCCTTCCTGGCCGGATGGCTGTTCGGCCTCGCCGCGCTCACGGCGCTGTGTGTCTCGGCCACAGGTCTACTCGGCGGCCTACACCGATCGGCGCCGAACTGGGCCTCGTGGGTGCGGGTGGTCCTCGGATCGGTGCTGATCCTGTTCGGTATCTATCGATGGCTGACCCGGCATCATCACACCGACTCACCGGGGTGGATGCGATCGTTCTCCACCATCGGCCCGGCCCGGGCGGCGATCACGGGGACGGCCCTGGTACTGGTACGGCCGGATGTCCTGTTCATTTGCGTCCCAGCCGGATTGGCGATTGGTGCCAGTGGGCTGGATCTCGCTGACCGGTGGACGGCAGCGGCGTTCTTTGTCGTAGTTGCGGCCTCGACCGTCGCCATCCCGATACTGGCCTACGCGGCGGCGGGGCACCGACTCGATGACACGATGAGCCGGCTCAAGGATTGGATGGAGAAGAACAACGCCGCCCTGATGGCCACCATCTTGATCGTCATCGGTGTAATGGTGCTATACAACGGAATTCACGCGTTGGCCTGA
- a CDS encoding 3-hydroxyacyl-CoA dehydrogenase family protein has protein sequence MTYSPPTNIANRPVTVLGAGTLGRRIALTFATRGGAVHLYDVSEDSLKSAKEFLDQRIPELVKARADVGATPASVEFFTDLPSAVKDAWYVAESVPEVQALKIDILGQLDDIAAPDAIIGTNSSSFMSSELIGKVKHPERFLNTHYGQPPEAPQAELMTDGQTDERIFDILSTELPMHGFVTAVARTESVGFIINRVWAAIKREALAVVAEGVSTPTEFDRIWVAAHMSPVGVFRAIDQVGLDVALDIEENYIKHFPHIPTTSRDLLQRYVDDGKLGVKSGEGFYNDYPKPSHG, from the coding sequence ATGACCTACTCACCCCCGACAAACATCGCCAATCGACCCGTCACCGTCTTGGGCGCGGGCACACTCGGCCGCCGCATCGCCCTCACCTTCGCAACGCGTGGCGGCGCGGTGCATCTCTACGACGTATCCGAGGACTCACTGAAGTCGGCCAAGGAATTCCTCGATCAAAGAATTCCGGAATTGGTCAAAGCCAGAGCCGATGTGGGCGCCACACCGGCGAGTGTCGAGTTCTTCACCGATCTGCCCAGCGCGGTGAAAGACGCTTGGTATGTCGCCGAATCCGTTCCCGAGGTGCAGGCACTCAAAATCGATATCCTCGGCCAGCTCGATGACATCGCCGCGCCCGACGCGATCATCGGCACCAACTCGTCGTCCTTCATGAGCAGCGAGCTCATCGGCAAGGTCAAACACCCAGAAAGATTTCTGAACACCCACTACGGCCAGCCTCCCGAGGCGCCGCAGGCCGAGCTGATGACCGACGGGCAGACCGATGAACGGATCTTCGACATCCTTAGTACAGAGCTGCCTATGCACGGCTTCGTCACTGCCGTCGCACGCACGGAAAGTGTTGGTTTCATCATCAATCGGGTGTGGGCCGCCATCAAGCGGGAAGCCTTGGCCGTAGTTGCCGAGGGCGTTTCGACACCGACAGAATTCGACCGGATCTGGGTCGCGGCACACATGAGCCCGGTGGGTGTGTTTCGCGCGATCGATCAGGTAGGCCTCGATGTCGCGCTGGACATCGAAGAAAACTACATCAAGCACTTCCCCCATATCCCCACCACATCGCGGGACCTTCTGCAGCGATATGTAGATGACGGCAAGCTGGGCGTGAAATCCGGCGAGGGGTTCTACAACGACTACCCGAAGCCATCACACGGCTGA